GCTTACAGGCCGAATACCGGGTCGCGAGCGAAAGGCATCGCGGACGGATGAGAACGGACGGTCGACGGAGGTCTAAGTCATCTAATGTACATTTTAGTTATTGAGCAAAGcgataattattaaatatatatagcgTATTGAATGAAATATCTGTATAATCCGAATCGAAACGACCCGAACGCCATTTTCTTCAACACCTAACCCACACACAGCGTACGAGTATATAGTGAATTCTTAATGTTCCTTCGTTCTCTGCTAATATTagtgtaaataaattaaacatttgtcAGTTTTACACTATCTACACACTTAAAATAAGTTTCTAAAACTACTTGTATATACATCAGCATACTATAATACACCCACAATCTATGAAAATTATTCTctaaatatgcatatgtattaTTGTATAACTCTAATCTTCTCGAGACACTGTAACACCAATTTACCCATGGGCAACTTTTATGCCCATACCCGTTTCGATCTATCCCTTTACGAATTACAAACAGCGATTGGCGAATGTAGTTTGATTAGCATATACCAACAACACTACCCCGATAAGTGCGCgctatgtatattatatattttgtttaccctTCATTTTCTCTGTGTAACTAAAAAATGAAGTTCGTGTATaccgcgtgtgtgtgtatataccctgaatattaattttaaagcaattagctataattattcatatttatagaGCCAAAACTACCCAAAAcctaaaatattaaatacgaATATAACAAACACGAAATATATGAAAACTAAACaatatgtatatgaaaaagcaaaagacttaaaaatttcaataaatgaaaagaaataataCCAATGATCAGTTgatcgtttttatttattagctgggtgtttaaataaatggaatCGATACATTTtcagaatttaaatatttggttgcAAGGTGAAATTGAAGTTCGGAAACCCCCATGAAATGTAGGAAGACATTacattatatatttactttaatatcGTTTTATTAGTGATTCaacttattttgtattattgcTGACTTTACTAATTAAGGCCTTGTACAAAAGTATTGTATTTCCGTTTTAGTTCTAAATTCTATGTTCGTAGTACATCTCTGTTCTCTTGCGGTTCGCGTCAGTATAGATAGGATTGCATTTTGGGCGTTGTTAGTATAAACAATTGTTTTGAATAATGTACACAAAAGTAAGGATAACATAGTGATTTTGTGGATTTTTACATAAATCGGATTGCTTAAACAGAAGCCGCTTGGCGGTGTCTCTCTGGTTAAAAGCGAAATACGAACTGGCATAAGAAATAAtaagcattaaaattaatctAAACGTATTTTGGCACTGTAAATTAAAGTTTGCTTCCGATAAAACCCTAAAGAAAGATACATACAAATTGCTGCTATCGTCGAATGGGGAAATCAAATGGTAATAAATTACACAAGATTCTTGCCAAATGCGGACAGTAGATAACTCCTATCTAGACCCTAAGATCTTGTCGTTTGATTAAGCTAAGAAGCTAAGAGGCTACGATGCTCCGAAAAACCCACAGCGATGATCTCTGTTGGGGAGGAGGAGATGCCTTATCTCTGGCCTAGACCATTCCGAAGTCGGTGCAAACGGATGCAGTTGGTCCTGCCGTCGCTGGCTGGTtgttctgctgcttctcctgcGAATTATTTGccaccgctgccgccgccgccgctgctgccatgTTGAGTTCCACCAGGGTGTCGATGCTGTTGAGGCTCACACCCTGAAGGATCTTTCTCGCTGCCAAGGACGTAAAGTTGAAGGACAAGTCGGTCAGACTGGGAAAGTTATAAAGCTCTTCGCCGCCGTTGGCCAGTACGCTGCCCATTCCTTGCTCCAAAGATTCCTTGGTCAAGCTGAGTCGTCTATCGATGGCCTCCTTATCAATAGACTTATCATTCGCCAGATCTTTTAGAGCCAAGTTGGGCTCACTACCCAGTGGATTGCTTGATTTGTGTAGCAAGTGGGCCAGCGCCAGTTCATCGCCATTCATAGAGCACTTTTGCAGCTGACATACGGACTCATAGCACAGATTCTTGAGGTCGGTACTACTGTTCATCATCATGTTGTTGCTCTGCGAGGCACCCACATCCTTTGAACTCTTCTCGTAAAAATGCAGGTTGCCCACCGAGCCGGCAATCTCAAAATCCTGCTTGGCTAGTGCTGCCAGTTTATGAGGAGCATCCGCACTAGGCGAATTAGGTTGGGATTCATTCTTCAGCACGTTGTTCTTGTATGCAATGCCATTGGTCAGCTGGAGGCACAGTTTTCGACTGTTGTTCATGGTGGCATCGTTATTGGTGTTCTTGGCGTACTTTCCTCCATCATAAACAGGGGTCTCCGGTTCAACAGCACACGTGCTCTCCGGGGAACACTCACTGATGAAGGATATGGAGTCGCAGGTTTCCGAATTGGCCTCCGTTTCACTAAGTGGCTGCTCGGAAACAGTTTCCGGCTTAACAGGCGTAGATGTAGCCACTGGAGCAGCGGAAGTCTGCTTGGACAGGGTTTTCTTGATGATCTCTCCCTTCTCGTTCGTCATCGTCTCATTGTTGATGATAAACACATTGGAGTTCTCCAGCATCTTGCCGTTCTCCAGGGTAATAACACTCCTTACCGGTGAGTTTTGGACAAAGATCTTGGTGCTGGGTATGCTTTGATTGCCATTCGAGGTGGTAACCTGTAGTGTAATGGAGTTATTGCTGTTGGAGGTGGTAACACCGTTGCTTCCACTCGCCGGATAAATTTCCTCCATGATGCGACTAGGCGTACTGGCTCTTTGTCTTTGCGCCTGTGCCTCGGCCACTCGTGCCCTCATGGCCTGATGACGTGGTGTCCCCCGTGGAGAACCGTTTAGTAGAAGAATCGAACGAGAACTCCCATTGTTACTGCTCGATGGTGGTGCTATCACCGCCGTATTGGTGGAGCATTGCGAGTCCAGACTAGAGTGGCCGCTGGTCTTTTGGCTAAAGGACACCTTGCCGCTGTCAATACTCGATGGACCGCTGGCGAGCATCGAGGTCGTCTTGCAGGACTCGAGGCTCGAGGGACCACTGCTTTGCAGGCTCCGGTATGTGGCCTTGTTGTCCAGGCAGCTGTTGATGATCAGTCCGTCCGTGTGGCGCTTGGCCGCCGTCGCTTTCAGCGTGGCGGATCGTGATGGCGAGCTCTCGAAAATGTGTTTCCCAATCACCGACTTCTGTGCCGTCTTTGGCGGCGTTGGTGTCACAGATCCTCCGTGACCATGACTCAAGCGCGACGAATGATTTGTCTTGGCCGTGGTGGTCGGAATCGACTGCGTGGAACGAGGTAGCGAACTGCTGCAGTACACCGGCGATCGGCGGCGGATGGGCGAGCAATCCCTGGAGGAAATCAGAAACGTCGACTCGCTGGACATGTGGCGTCGATGGCGACGGGGCAACGTCGAGGAGCGCTGGCTCAGCTCTGAGCCGTCGTAGAACGTCGAGTTGGACAGCGTGTGAGCAACGGGCATGTCCTGTGGAGGGAAAATAAGAAAGTCGTTAGTACTTTGAAAGTGTGTGGCCTACTCCTAAGTCACTAAGGTCTTACGTGCTCGGCCGTTTGGGTGCCGACGCTGTGGAGGTGAACGGCTCTGGTGTTGAACCACTCGGCAGGAGGGAATTGGGCCGAATAGGTCTCTATCTGCCGCTGTTTAGCTCGACCGCTGCGTCGGAAAAGTCGTGAGAGCAAAGATCCTTTTTCttaaaaggggaaaaaagcGTTGAGATTGGTCCATCATTTTTAAGATTCCTCAACTCACTGGGTGATGACGAATCTGTGCTTTGGTATTCCGAGCTGCTGCTGTCCGTGGTGTTGAGCGTTTGGGCGTAGGTCTTGGACAGACTTCGCGTGGAGGCGCAGCGTTGCAGGCGCTTCGAAGAGCCAAAGAGCCGCAAACTGTGCCGGCGTTCCAAGCTGCGCGGGGTCGGAAACGATGCACTGCGTCGCTTGGCCGCCCTTGGATAGATGATCTTGTCATTGGGATTGCCTGTAAGTAATTTATTGATCGATTGTAGATTAGACTGACTGATTTAATTGAGGTGGAGATGTGTGTAGTTACCGCCACAGATCACATCCGCCAGATTCGTTTGGATGCACTGGTGGGTGAGGTCGCCGTCCCGCTCCGTTGAGATTTCTCCGTAGAGAGAGTGCAAGGCCTCGGAATTGGACATCAGCATTGTGCGTGCCTCCTGGGGAACCACATCATCAccgtgctgctgctcctcctccgccaggTGACCATAGGCTAGGCTGCCATTCAACTGGTGGTGATTGCTGCGCGGTCTCGATCGACTTCGCCGGCGTCTGGAGAGGATTGGGATTTGGTCAATGTATTTGTATTACTATAAcgttgaaaatatatttatttcattaaactTACTTACGgttaaagaagaaataaaaagaaatgctaCGAGGTATATTAACAGACTACACAACCACGAAAACATATTGGCAATAGGTCTATTAGACAATACTAGCAGTCTTAGACGATTAAAAAGATTTCACACGCTAGACTTGTCACATAGATTCGAAAGTTAAATTtaagtggaaaatgtaaataaatgtaaatatgtatatatattgtatgtgcTCATTGGAGCTCAAGCAATCCTGTCAAGTATTTTTTAGGTGCTATATAATTTGCTTATTGTCATAGTTCTAAGACagattgcaaaataaataaatagaaaaaaaaaaaaaaaaaaattaggtAAACTAACTCTGGTGTGTAGATGAAGTATCCCTTGGAGGTCTGGTAGATCTTCTGCTCCTGCATCAGCTGGGCGAGGGAGTCGTAAATGACCTCGGTGGCCGGCGTGGTCATGTGTGGGAATCGGGCGCCCAGTTTGCCGCGCACATGCTCAATGGTCGCCGACTGGCCCTCGGCGGTAAGGTCCATGATCACATCGCAGAGTGCCTCTGGAAGCGGCGTGAACTGTCCCTGAACTGTTGGCGTCACAATGCAATCGTCAATGTCACCTGGAAAATGTCAAGGAGACAGTTGGTATGGTCagagaaaaaccaaaaacatgTGCAACTGGCCTGCTTATATGGCTAATCACCGGACGAACGACTGCCCCATTTGGTCACCTAAACTGCTCGCATTTTTTCCAACGAAATCGGCTTTTCATTTGCTGGCATTTTGGGTGGCCACCTGGGAGAGTTGCCTTGACTCGCTTGGCATTTGGCCACGTTCGATTGACGGGGTAATTAAACCGCCTGAATTGGGTTTTACTTTTTAGTTATGACCTCTCGGCTGCGAGGAGGTCATGCGAGGTCCGCTGCGATATGCATGAGATGGCATGAGAGACACAACGGCACTTACAAGCTTGCAGAGTACACAAGTCTTCAAAATTGTAAAtaccaatttcaattttcattttcattttgcagtCAGGACAGCCACTTAAGGTACAATAGGTatgaagaaaaatcaaattcagGTACAAAAAGGTACACATTATATTCACCTTCatagcatatatgtatattccatACATCAAAACTAATCATCAAGGACTATACAAAAACCTGAACTTA
This genomic interval from Drosophila teissieri strain GT53w chromosome 3L, Prin_Dtei_1.1, whole genome shotgun sequence contains the following:
- the LOC122616903 gene encoding uncharacterized protein LOC122616903 isoform X1, which produces MGTKSPGGPQRCRLILQRCLAIQLTKPGHTPEDFWMYDSGYMIFQNFLAANAQCWWNGPLTAATRALKYAGHVAPGMLLVTAEPCALEVLRGAFARSVLKPPATYVISSVGDIDDCIVTPTVQGQFTPLPEALCDVIMDLTAEGQSATIEHVRGKLGARFPHMTTPATEVIYDSLAQLMQEQKIYQTSKGYFIYTPERRRSRSRPRSNHHQLNGSLAYGHLAEEEQQHGDDVVPQEARTMLMSNSEALHSLYGEISTERDGDLTHQCIQTNLADVICGGNPNDKIIYPRAAKRRSASFPTPRSLERRHSLRLFGSSKRLQRCASTRSLSKTYAQTLNTTDSSSSEYQSTDSSSPKKGSLLSRLFRRSGRAKQRQIETYSAQFPPAEWFNTRAVHLHSVGTQTAEHDMPVAHTLSNSTFYDGSELSQRSSTLPRRHRRHMSSESTFLISSRDCSPIRRRSPVYCSSSLPRSTQSIPTTTAKTNHSSRLSHGHGGSVTPTPPKTAQKSVIGKHIFESSPSRSATLKATAAKRHTDGLIINSCLDNKATYRSLQSSGPSSLESCKTTSMLASGPSSIDSGKVSFSQKTSGHSSLDSQCSTNTAVIAPPSSSNNGSSRSILLLNGSPRGTPRHQAMRARVAEAQAQRQRASTPSRIMEEIYPASGSNGVTTSNSNNSITLQVTTSNGNQSIPSTKIFVQNSPVRSVITLENGKMLENSNVFIINNETMTNEKGEIIKKTLSKQTSAAPVATSTPVKPETVSEQPLSETEANSETCDSISFISECSPESTCAVEPETPVYDGGKYAKNTNNDATMNNSRKLCLQLTNGIAYKNNVLKNESQPNSPSADAPHKLAALAKQDFEIAGSVGNLHFYEKSSKDVGASQSNNMMMNSSTDLKNLCYESVCQLQKCSMNGDELALAHLLHKSSNPLGSEPNLALKDLANDKSIDKEAIDRRLSLTKESLEQGMGSVLANGGEELYNFPSLTDLSFNFTSLAARKILQGVSLNSIDTLVELNMAAAAAAAAVANNSQEKQQNNQPATAGPTASVCTDFGMV
- the LOC122616903 gene encoding uncharacterized protein LOC122616903 isoform X2, which gives rise to MLLVTAEPCALEVLRGAFARSVLKPPATYVISSVGDIDDCIVTPTVQGQFTPLPEALCDVIMDLTAEGQSATIEHVRGKLGARFPHMTTPATEVIYDSLAQLMQEQKIYQTSKGYFIYTPERRRSRSRPRSNHHQLNGSLAYGHLAEEEQQHGDDVVPQEARTMLMSNSEALHSLYGEISTERDGDLTHQCIQTNLADVICGGNPNDKIIYPRAAKRRSASFPTPRSLERRHSLRLFGSSKRLQRCASTRSLSKTYAQTLNTTDSSSSEYQSTDSSSPKKGSLLSRLFRRSGRAKQRQIETYSAQFPPAEWFNTRAVHLHSVGTQTAEHDMPVAHTLSNSTFYDGSELSQRSSTLPRRHRRHMSSESTFLISSRDCSPIRRRSPVYCSSSLPRSTQSIPTTTAKTNHSSRLSHGHGGSVTPTPPKTAQKSVIGKHIFESSPSRSATLKATAAKRHTDGLIINSCLDNKATYRSLQSSGPSSLESCKTTSMLASGPSSIDSGKVSFSQKTSGHSSLDSQCSTNTAVIAPPSSSNNGSSRSILLLNGSPRGTPRHQAMRARVAEAQAQRQRASTPSRIMEEIYPASGSNGVTTSNSNNSITLQVTTSNGNQSIPSTKIFVQNSPVRSVITLENGKMLENSNVFIINNETMTNEKGEIIKKTLSKQTSAAPVATSTPVKPETVSEQPLSETEANSETCDSISFISECSPESTCAVEPETPVYDGGKYAKNTNNDATMNNSRKLCLQLTNGIAYKNNVLKNESQPNSPSADAPHKLAALAKQDFEIAGSVGNLHFYEKSSKDVGASQSNNMMMNSSTDLKNLCYESVCQLQKCSMNGDELALAHLLHKSSNPLGSEPNLALKDLANDKSIDKEAIDRRLSLTKESLEQGMGSVLANGGEELYNFPSLTDLSFNFTSLAARKILQGVSLNSIDTLVELNMAAAAAAAAVANNSQEKQQNNQPATAGPTASVCTDFGMV